From the Solanum stenotomum isolate F172 chromosome 4, ASM1918654v1, whole genome shotgun sequence genome, one window contains:
- the LOC125862731 gene encoding synaptotagmin-1-like, whose protein sequence is MGFISSILGLFGFGMGIVIGLVIGYFIFIYVLPTDVKHPDIRPLAEQDTESLQRLLPEIPLWVKNPDYERLDWLNKMIELMWPYLDKAICKTAKGIVDPIIAEQIPQYKIESVEFQSFTLGTLPPTFPGMKVYITEEKELIMEPVIKWAANPNITVAVKAFGLKATAQVIDLQIFASPRITLKPLVPTFPCFTKIYVSLMEKPHVDFGLKLLGADAMSIPGLYRFVQEIIKDQVASMYLWPKTLEVQILDPSKAMKRPVGILNVTVVKAMKLKKTDLLGLSDPYVKLKIVNEKPSTKKTTVKHKNLNPEWNEEFSFVVKDPETQVLKFSVYDWEQVGSHEKMGVNIVPLKDLIPDEPKVLTLELLKNLKPDDVQNEKARGQLVLEVMYKAFNDEELANGADESNTVEKAPDGTPDGGGMLVVIVHEGQDLEGKHHTNPSVRMLFRGEERRTKVVKKNRDPRWEEEFQFVLEEPPVNDRIHVEVVSTSKRMGLRHPKETLGYVDVYLADVINNKRINERYHLIDSKNGRLQIELQWRTAS, encoded by the exons ATGGGTTTCATAAGCAGTATATTGGGATTATTCGGATTTGGAATGGGGATCGTCATTGGACTTGTGATCGGTTATTTCATATTCATCTACGTTCTACCAACTGATGTTAAG CATCCTGATATTCGGCCCTTGGCAGAGCAAGATACTGAAAGTCTGCAACGATTACTCCCCGAGATACCACTTTGGGTTAAAAATCCAGATTATGAACGC CTTGATTGGCTTAATAAAATGATTGAACTCATGTGGCCTTATTTAGACAAG GCTATTTGTAAAACAGCAAAAGGTATAGTAGATCCCATCATAGCTGAGCAGATTCCGCAGTACAAAATTGAGTCTGTAGAATTTCAGTCATTTACCTTAGGCACCCTGCCACCTACATTTCCAG GAATGAAGGTGTATATCACCGAGGAGAAAGAGCTGATAATGGAACCAGTCATTAAGTGGGCAGCTAATCCGAACATCACTGTTGCAGTGAAGGCATTCGGGTTGAAAGCCACTGCTCAG GTGATTGACTTGCAAATATTTGCTTCTCCTCGAATCACCTTGAAGCCACTTGTTCCAACCTTTCCATGTTTCACGAAGATATATGTTTCTCTTATGGAGAAG CCTCATGTTGATTTTGGACTAAAACTTCTCGGAGCAGATGCAATGTCCATTCCCGGCCTATACAGATTTGTTCAA gAAATTATCAAAGATCAGGTTGCGAGTATGTATCTATGGCCAAAAACACTTGAAGTGCAAATATTAGATCCTTCAAA AGCAATGAAGAGGCCGGTTGGAATTCTTAATGTGACAGTTGTGAAGGCAATGAAGCTTAAAAAGACAGATCTTTTGGGGCTCTCAGACCCTTATGTTAAACTAAAAATTGTCAATGAAAAACCTTCAACAAAGAAAACAACAGTAAAACACAAAAACTTGAACCCCGAATGGAACGAGGAGTTCAGTTTCGTGGTTAAGGATCCAGAAACTCAAGTTTTAAAGTTCTCTGTTTACGACTGGGAGCAG GTGGGATCACATGAAAAAATGGGAGTGAACATTGTCCCATTGAAAGATCTTATTCCAGATGAACCAAAAGTATTGACACTAGAACTTCTAAAAAACTTAAAACCAGACGATGTTCAAAACGAAAAGGCAAGAGGACAGCTTGTTCTTGAAGTGATGTACAAAGCTTTCAACGACGAGGAGCTTGCAAATGGCGCTGATGAATCAAACACGGTAGAGAAGGCTCCTGATGGAACACCTGATGGGGGAGGAATGCTTGTAGTTATTGTACATGAAGGTCAAGATCTTGAAGGGAAGCACCACACGAATCCATCCGTTCGTATGCTCTTCAGAGGAGAAGAGAGAAGAACTAAG GtagtaaagaaaaatagagatcCAAGGTGGGAAGAAGAGTTTCAGTTTGTGCTTGAGGAGCCACCAGTAAATGATAGGATTCATGTAGAAGTTGTTAGTACTTCTAAAAGAATGGGTCTGAGACATCCCAAG gaAACTTTGGGTTACGTGGATGTATACCTTGCTGATGTTATTAATAACAAGAGAATTAATGAGAGATATCATCTCATTGACTCAAAAAATGGTAGACTTCAAATTGAGCTACAATGGAGAACTGCTTCTTGA